A region of Solea solea chromosome 7, fSolSol10.1, whole genome shotgun sequence DNA encodes the following proteins:
- the wdr74 gene encoding WD repeat-containing protein 74, with product MGERSRLCSVWLGSETGILKGVSVAQKQAFNFCNTSHLSRDQEVRALCWGDPAESELLVGSVDGFVKTFSTEKGEFTESRRCGDPTEGCFTGLAALSDSALITCGEHGALRVWREDSGEPVTELDAGKNVSRMRQSPVHPHKVATGGKENGLKIWDLERPEKPVFTAKNLRDDWLDLRRPHWVRDMAFIPDSDKVVTCTGFHQVHVFDPSSPQRRPVLEADYGEYPLTALSLPSTGNTVVVGNTHGQIAMLDLRKGLVRGCLKGLAGGVRWLQCHPSQQVVASCGLDRFLRIHDLEDHKLQHKVYLKSRLNCLLLSSRNLEDGGAGAEEGNQEVKKEEGGEEEEDDEVWETMEQVKEVEKPKRKTTITEEEEEEEEQPQPQKSKKKKRKKGQD from the exons ATGGGGGAGCGGAGTCGGCTGTGCTCTGTGTGGTTGGGCTCGGAGACTGGCATCCTGAAGGGAGTCAGTGTGGCCCAGAAACAGGCTTTTAACTTCTGCAACACGAGCCACTTGAGCCGCGACCAGGAGGTCCGGGCTCTGTGCTGGGGAGACCCCGCGGAGAGTGAGCTGCTGGTCGGCTCCGTGGACGGCTTCGTGAAGACGTTCAGCACCGAGAAGGGCGAGTTCACGGAGTCCCGGCGCTGCGGGGACCCGACGGAGGGCTGCTTCACCGGACTGGCCGCACTCAGCGACTCTGCGCTGATCACCTGCGGGGAGCACGGTGCGTTGCGGGTCTGGAGGGAGGACAGCGGCGAACCCGTCACAGAGCTGGACGCCGGGAAGAACGTGAGCAGGATGCGACAGAGTCCGGTTCACCCACACAAGGTGGCGACCGGCGGGAAGGAGAACGGACTGAAGATCTGGGACCTGGAGCGGCCGGAGAAACCCGTGTTCACCGCCAAAAACCTGCGGGACGACTGGCTGGACCTGCGGAGGCCGCACTGGGTCAGAGACATGGCCTTCATCCCGGACTCCGACAAAGTGGTCACCTGTACAGGCTTCCACCAA GTCCATGTCTTTGACCCGTCCTCCCCTCAGCGCCGTCCTGTGCTGGAGGCCGATTACGGAGAATACCCTCTCACAGCTCTGTCGCTGCCCTCGACTGGTAACACGGTGGTGGTGGGGAACACCCATGGTCAGATTGCCATGCTGGACCTGAGGAAAGGTCTGGTCCGTGGCTGCCTAAAGGGGCTGGCGGGGGGTGTGCGGTGGCTGCAGTGTCACCCCTCCCAACAGGTGGTGGCGTCCTGTGGGCTGGATCGCTTCCTCCGTATTCATGACCTGGAGGACCACAAGCTGCAGCACAAAGTCTACCTCAAGTCCAGACTCAACTGCCTCCTGCTGTCCAGCCGCAACCTGGAGGATGGAGGAGCAGGGGCAGAAGAGGGCAATCAGGAGgtgaagaaagaggaggggggggaggaggaggaggatgacgaaGTGTGGGAAACGATGGAGCAGGTGAAGGAGGTGGAGAagccaaagagaaaaacaacaataacggaggaggaggaggaagaagaagaacaaccacaaccacagaagagcaagaagaagaagaggaagaaaggacAAGACTGA
- the zgc:162872 gene encoding BAR_ACAPs and ArfGap_ACAP domain-containing protein has translation MDSLLGFEECVKDSPEFRLNLDQFEKEVSLLEAHLDKVMKLCGRMVEAGQVYSSTNQLFLSSLADLSTYQETNGVVTNCLNQFNQGLQEMVSFHTMLFDQTQRAISQQLNNLCTQFLPQLAETRREFVRIGEDLETAALKNAQVSRHKASEAERASHLLLATQKCYQHFALDYCLQLNSFKIQQRADILNSVFSFVHAQFTFFHQGFDLLRDMEPTMKTMAAQLSQLSADCVSKRKDLENKHLLVQQRDASGEQMVSPCPGSDDIIQGYLFKRCRRKSKTWKRCWFTIRDNQLIYRKSHKDDTMVLFEDLRLCAVKSLEHTDRRFCFELLSVQKSCALQADSEQLKQAWLSALQGSIDLAYRERGGTPLAQPKEPPSLLCGEENPPAPPTQRPAALGVALSGPGNQRCCDCGEEEPRWASINLGVTMCIECSGIHRSLGVHLSKVRSLTLDSWEAEQLKLLCILGNDIMNGIYEARCSEEGRVKPTADSPRPEKEMWIKEKYVEKRFVQSSGSDAAQCPKVNPGHLYQAALAGDLVAMAKALAEGAEVSGCVPEEEGRTALIGAAVGGSLLACEFLLQNGANINYRDLRGQGALHAAATAGHTGQVCLLLKRGANQYAVDETGQDPLAIAVEAANADIVTLLRMARMNEEMRDSEGIFGAMGDDQTFQDIFRDFSDMASHDPEKLSRRQFIRGGGDSERGEEEERDKY, from the exons ATGGACTCACTGTTGGGCTTTGAGGAGTGTGTCAAAGATTCACCGGAGttcag ACTGAACCTGGATCAGTTTGAGAAGGAGGTTTCACTGCTGGAGGCACACCTGGACAAG GTGATGAAGCTGTGTGGTAGGATGGTGGAGGCAGGACAGGTGTACAGTTCAACCAATCAGCTGTTCCTGAGCAGCCTGGCCGACCTCTCCACGTACCAGGAGACAAATGGAGTTGTCACT aaTTGTCTGAACCAGTTTAACCAGGGCCTGCAGGAGATGGTCAGCTTTCACAct ATGTTGTTTGATCAGACACAGAGAGCCATTAGTCAACAGCTGAACAACCTCTGTACACA GTTTCTCCCTCAGCTGGCAGAGACCAGGAGAGAGTTTGTTCGGATCGGTGAGGATCTGGAGACGGCAGCTCTAAAAAACGCTCAGGTGTCACGCCACAAAGCCAGTGAAGCAGAGAGGGCAAGTCACCTGCTGCTGGCCACACAGAAATGCTACCAACACTTCGCCTTGGACTACTGTCTGCAG cTGAACAGCTTCAAGATTCAGCAGAGGGCAGATATCTTAAACTCA gtcttCTCCTTTGTCCACGCTCAGTTCACCTTCTTCCATCAAGGCTTTGACCTGCTTAGAGACATGGAGCCCACCATGAAGACCATGGCAGCACAG CTCTCCCAGCTGTCAGCCGACTGtgtgtcaaaaagaaaagacctGGAGAACAAACACCTACTGGTGCAGCAGAGA GATGCTTCAGGTGAGCAGATGGTCAGCCCGTGTCCGGgaagtgatgacatcatccaagGTTACCTGTTCAAACGTTGCAGGAGGAAATCTAAAACCTGGAAGAG ATGTTGGTTTACAATCAGAGACAATCAGCTTATTTACAGAAAATCCCACAAG GATGACACCATGGTTCTGTTCGAGGATCTCAGACTGTGTGCTGTCAAATCCCTGGAGCACACCGACCGACGATTCTGCTTTGAGCTGCTTTCAGTCCAGAA GAGCTGTGCTCTGCAGGCCGACTCGGAGCAGCTTAAGCAGGCGTGGCTCAGTGCTCTGCAGGGCAGCATTGACCTTgcctacagagagagaggaggcacaCCCCTCGCACAA CCAAAAGAACCCCCCTCTCTACTGTGTGGAGAGGAAAACCCACCGGCGCCCCCAACTCAGAGGCCAGCTGCCCTGGGTGTTGCTCTGAGTGGCCCCGGGAACCAGCGGTGCTGCGATTGTGGGGAGGAGGAACCTCGCTGGGCCTCCATCAACCTGGGAGTCACCATGTGCATTGAGTGCTCTGGCATACACAG gagCCTGGGTGTTCACCTGTCAAAGGTGCGATCTCTCACTCTGGACTCATGGGAGGCTGAACAGCTGAAG CTCCTGTGCATTCTGGGAAATGATATCATGAATGGAATCTATGAGGCGCGGTGTTCAGAGGAAGGAAGAGTCAAACCCACAGCTGACAGCCCACG ACCAGAGAAAGAGATGTGGATCAAAGAGAAGTATGTGGAGAAGAGATTTGTGCAGAGCAGTGGTTCTGATGCAGCTC AGTGTCCTAAGGTCAACCCTGGGCATCTTTACCAGGCAGCTTTGGCTGGCGACCTAGTTGCCATGGCAAAGGCATTGGCTGAAGGAGCAGAGGTCAGTGGCTGTGTCCCTGAGGAGGAGGGACGCACAGCACTGATTGGAGCTGCTGTTGGG GGGTCACTGTTGGCCTGCGAGTTCCTGCTGCAGAACGGAGCAAACATCAACTACCGAGACCTGAGAGGACAGGGAGCACTGCACGCAGCTGCCACTGCTGGACACACTGG ACAGgtgtgtctgctgctgaagAGAGGAGCCAATCAGTACGCTGTGGACGAGACAGGACAGGATCCACTGGCCATTGCCGTGGAAGCCGCTAACGCTGACATTGTCACACT GCTGAGGATGGCCCGGATGAATGAAGAGATGAGAGATTCAGAGGGCATCTTTGGAGCCATGG GAGATGACCAGACTTTTCAGGACATCTTCCGCGACTTCAGTGATATGGCCTCTCACGACCCAGAGAAACTCAGCAGACGGCAGTTCATTCGTGGAGGAGGAGACAGCGAGCgtggcgaggaggaggagcgggaTAAATATTGA
- the ilkap gene encoding integrin-linked kinase-associated serine/threonine phosphatase 2C isoform X2: MQDAHVLLPDMSSCLSALPGHVSHVSYFAVFDGHGGARASQFAAEHLHHNLAKKFPSGDSENVDKLIKKCILDTFKQTDEDFLKKASSQKPAWKDGSTATCVLVVDDMVYVANLGDSRAVLCRMEAAAEGRRRSVTLALSKEHNPTMYEERMRIQRAGGTVRDGRVLGVLEVSRSIGDGQYKRCGVISTPDLRRCQLTANDRFIILACDGLFKVFSADEAVKFVLNIMEEGSVEPKSGLTEEEVRFEAACQQLASEAVRRGCADNVTVILVSIGC; this comes from the exons ATGCAGGATGCCCACGTTCTGCTGCCAGACATGAGCAGCTGTCTGTCAGCTCTTCCAGGACATGT GTCCCATGTTTCGTACTTTGCCGTGTTTGACGGTCATGGTGGAGCTCGAGCCTCTCAGTTTGCTGCTGAGCATCTGCATCACAATCTGGCCAAGAAGTTCCCAAGCG GAGATTCTGAGAATGTGGACAAACTGATAAAGAAATGTATCCTGGACACTTTCAAACAGACAGACGAAGACTTTCTGAAGAAAGCATCTAGCCA GAAACCAGCATGGAAGGATGGCTCCACGGCCACCTGTGTGCTGGTGGTGGATGACATGGTGTATGTGGCCAATCTGGGAGACAGCAGG GCCGTGTTGTGTCGGATGGAGGCGGCAGCAGAAGGACGGAGGAGGTCGGTGACTCTGGCTCTCAGTAAAGAACACAATCCGACCATGTACGAAGAGAGGATGAGGATCCAGAGAGCGGGAGGCACTGTTAG AGATGGCAGGGTGCTGGGTGTCCTCGAGGTCTCCCGCTCTATCGGAGATGGTCAATACAAACGCTGTGGCGTCATTTCTACGCCCGACTTGAGGAGGTGTCAGCTCACAGCCAATGACAG GTTCATCATTCTGGCCTGTGATGGTTTGTTTAAAGTCTTTTCTGCtgatgaagctgttaaatttgTCCTCAACATCATGGAG GAGGGCAGTGTAGAGCCAAAGTCGGGCCtgacggaggaggaggtgcgGTTTGAAGCTGCCTGCCAACAGCTCGCCAGTGAGGCGGTGAGACGAGGTTGCGCTGACAATGTCACTGTCATCCTGGTTTCTATTGGCTGCTAA
- the ilkap gene encoding integrin-linked kinase-associated serine/threonine phosphatase 2C isoform X1: MDLFDDLPEPTQTGGTASSPVTPRAHTTEDQEEEERSVKRKREVVNKTEEQGQIKKVCSEGLPVLKGYVAARRGERDEMQDAHVLLPDMSSCLSALPGHVSHVSYFAVFDGHGGARASQFAAEHLHHNLAKKFPSGDSENVDKLIKKCILDTFKQTDEDFLKKASSQKPAWKDGSTATCVLVVDDMVYVANLGDSRAVLCRMEAAAEGRRRSVTLALSKEHNPTMYEERMRIQRAGGTVRDGRVLGVLEVSRSIGDGQYKRCGVISTPDLRRCQLTANDRFIILACDGLFKVFSADEAVKFVLNIMEEGSVEPKSGLTEEEVRFEAACQQLASEAVRRGCADNVTVILVSIGC, translated from the exons ATGGACCTGTTTGACGACTTGCCAGAACCCACACAGACCGGCG GTACAGCCAGTTCACCAGTCACGCCAAGAGCACATACCACGGAAGaccaagaagaagaggagagaagtgtGAAAAGAAAACGAGAAGTTGTAAACAAAACAGAGGAGCAAGGGCAGATCAAGAAAGTTTGTAGTGAAG GCCTTCCTGTATTGAAAGGCTATGTAGCAGCAAGGCGCGGTGAGCGGGATGAGATGCAGGATGCCCACGTTCTGCTGCCAGACATGAGCAGCTGTCTGTCAGCTCTTCCAGGACATGT GTCCCATGTTTCGTACTTTGCCGTGTTTGACGGTCATGGTGGAGCTCGAGCCTCTCAGTTTGCTGCTGAGCATCTGCATCACAATCTGGCCAAGAAGTTCCCAAGCG GAGATTCTGAGAATGTGGACAAACTGATAAAGAAATGTATCCTGGACACTTTCAAACAGACAGACGAAGACTTTCTGAAGAAAGCATCTAGCCA GAAACCAGCATGGAAGGATGGCTCCACGGCCACCTGTGTGCTGGTGGTGGATGACATGGTGTATGTGGCCAATCTGGGAGACAGCAGG GCCGTGTTGTGTCGGATGGAGGCGGCAGCAGAAGGACGGAGGAGGTCGGTGACTCTGGCTCTCAGTAAAGAACACAATCCGACCATGTACGAAGAGAGGATGAGGATCCAGAGAGCGGGAGGCACTGTTAG AGATGGCAGGGTGCTGGGTGTCCTCGAGGTCTCCCGCTCTATCGGAGATGGTCAATACAAACGCTGTGGCGTCATTTCTACGCCCGACTTGAGGAGGTGTCAGCTCACAGCCAATGACAG GTTCATCATTCTGGCCTGTGATGGTTTGTTTAAAGTCTTTTCTGCtgatgaagctgttaaatttgTCCTCAACATCATGGAG GAGGGCAGTGTAGAGCCAAAGTCGGGCCtgacggaggaggaggtgcgGTTTGAAGCTGCCTGCCAACAGCTCGCCAGTGAGGCGGTGAGACGAGGTTGCGCTGACAATGTCACTGTCATCCTGGTTTCTATTGGCTGCTAA